One Setaria viridis chromosome 3, Setaria_viridis_v4.0, whole genome shotgun sequence DNA window includes the following coding sequences:
- the LOC117848139 gene encoding protein NARROW LEAF 1, which translates to MQPSDIWKAHAGSSQSEGSALDMERNGCNHNCCPSPLQPIASAGQHSESSAAYFSWPTSTLMHGSAEGRANYFGNLQKGVLPGHLSRLPRGQQATTLLDLMIIRAFHSKILRRFSLGTAIGFRIRKGTLTDTPAILVFVARKVHRKWLSNTQCLPAALEGPGGVWCDVDVVEFSYYGAPAPTPKEQLYDELVDGLRGSDPIVGSGSQVASLETYGTLGAIVKSRTGNKQVGFLTNRHVAVDLDYPNQKMFHPLPPNLGPGVYLGAVERATSFITDDVWYGIYAGTNPETFVRADGAFIPFADDFDINSVSTSVKGVGVIGDVKAIDLQSPIGSLIGRQVVKVGRSSGLTTGTVVAYALEYNDEKGICFFTDFLVVGENQQTFDLEGDSGSLIILTGQDGEKPQPIGIIWGGTANRGRLKLKSGQGPENWTSGVDLGRLLDLLELDLITTSEGLQAALEEQRITLAAAAAAANSTAAESSPVAGPQENDKVDKIYEPLGIFQPIPRDGSATSTDQANENVEEHQFIPNGPNLSGISPTRDGQEGNGELNNLPDLENPADDTNICIGLHLGEREPKRLRSDSTLNIDLQK; encoded by the exons ATGCAGCCCTCAGATATTTGGAAGGCGCATGCAGGTTCATCGCAGTCAGAGGGTTCAGCTCTGGATATGGAGAGAAACGGATGCAATCATAATTGTTGCCCATCTCCTCTCCAGCCAATTGCCTCAGCTGGTCAGCACTCTGAAAGCAGCGCAGCATACTTTTCTTGGCCTACATCTACTCTAATGCACGGCTCAGCTGAAGGCCGTGCTAATTACTTTGGGAATCTACAGAAGGGTGTACTACCAGGACATCTTAGTCGATTGCCAAGGGGGCAGCAAGCCACCACCTTACTTGATTTAATGATTATAAGAGCATTCCACAGCAAGATCCTGCGCCGATTTAGTCTTGGTACAGCAATAGGTTTTAGAATCAGGAAAGGAACATTGACTGACACACCTGCCATccttgtgtttgttgctcgTAAGGTTCACAGGAAGTGGCTCAGCAATACACAGTGTCTTCCAGCTGCCCTTGAG GGACCTGGGGGTGTGTGGTgtgatgttgatgttgttgaATTTTCTTATTATGGTGCACCAGCCCCGACACCAAAGGAACAACTGTATGATGAGCTTGTTGATGGATTGCGTGGTAGTGACCCTATTGTAGGATCAGGTTCACAG GTGGCTAGTCTTGAGACCTATGGAACTTTGGGTGCCATTGTGAAGAGTCGAACTGGCAATAAGCAAGTTGGGTTCCTTACAAACAGGCATGTTGCTGTTGATCTGGATTATCCTAATCAGAAGATGTTCCATCCGCTGCCTCCTAATCTTGGACCAGGAGTTTACCTTGGTGCTGTTGAGAGAGCAACATCATTTATAACAGATGATGTTTGGTACGGGATCTATGCAGGAACAAACCCAG AAACTTTTGTCCGAGCTGATGGTGCATTTATACCATTTGCTGACGACTTTGATATTAATAGTGTCAGCACCTCGGTTAAAGGAGTTGGAGTCATAGGTGATGTAAAGGCAATTGATCTGCAGTCCCCAATTGGCAGTCTCATCGGGAGACAAGTTGTCAAAGTTGGAAGAAGTTCTGGTCTGACGACAGGGACTGTTGTCGCATACGCTCTTGAGTACAATGATGAGAAGGGAATATGCTTCTTCACTGACTTTCTTGTCGTTGGGGAGAACCAACAAACATTTGATCTTGAAGGGGACAGTGGAAGCCTCATAATCTTAACAGGACAAGATGGTGAGAAGCCACAGCCTATAGGGATTATATGGGGTGGTACAGCTAACCGGGGAAGGTTGAAGCTAAAAAGTGGCCAGGGTCCGGAGAACTGGACAAGTGGAGTTGATCTCGGCCGCCTTCTTGATCTCTTGGAGCTTGATCTGATTACGACAAGTGAAGGGCTACAAG CTGCCCTGGAAGAACAAAGGATCActctagctgctgctgctgcggctgctaaTTCAACTGCCGCAGAATCATCACCTGTTGCTGGTCCTCAAGAGAATGATAAAGTTGACAAGATCTATGAGCCTCTTGGCATCTTCCAGCCAATTCCCCGAGATGGCTCTGCCACCTCGACGGACCAAGCCAACGAGAATGTTGAAGAGCATCAGTTCATCCCAAACGGGCCAAACCTGAGTGGTATCTCTCCTACACGTGATGGTCAAGAAGGCAATGGTGAGTTGAACAACTTGCCAGACTTGGAAAATCCAGCTGATGATACAAACATCTGCATCGGTTTGCATCTGGGAGAGCGGGAACCAAAAAGGCTACGCTCTGATTCGACACTGAACATCGACCTGCAGAAGTGA
- the LOC117847477 gene encoding LIM domain-containing protein WLIM1 encodes MATSFQGTTTKCTACDKTVYLVDKLTADNRVYHKACFRCHHCKGTLKLANYNSFEGVLYCRPHFDQLFKRTGSLDKSFEGTPKVVKPERNVENENAIKVSSVFAGTREKCVGCSKTVYPIERVTVNNTMYHKSCFKCCHGGCTISPSNYIAHEGKLYCKHHHIQLIKEKGNFSQLENDHEKTSQAGSLEDEEAEY; translated from the exons ATGGCGACCTCGTTCCAGGGGACGACCACCAAGTGCACCGCCTGCGACAAGACGGTGTACCTCGTCGACAAGCTCACCGCCGACAACCGCGTCTACCACAAGGCCTGCTTCCGATGCCACCACTGCAAGGGCACCCTCAAG CTTGCCAACTACAACTCCTTCGAGGGGGTGCTCTACTGCAGGCCTCACTTCGACCAGCTCTTCAAGAGGACCGGGAGTCTGGACAAGAGCTTCGAAG GGACTCCAAAGGTTGTCAAGCCAGAAAGAAATGTTGAGAATGAG AATGCTATTAAAGTCTCCAGCGTCTTTGCTGGCACCAGAGAGAAATGTGTTGGATGCAGCAAGACAGTCTATCCAATTGAGAGG GTTACTGTCAACAACACTATGTATCACAAGAGCTGCTTCAAGTGCTGCCATGGAGGATGCACCATCAGCCCTTCCAACTATATCGCGCACGAGGGGAAGCTCTACTGCAAGCACCACCACATTCAGCTGATCAAGGAGAAGGGGAACTTCAGCCAGCTCGAGAATGATCATGAGAAGACATCACAGGCTGGGTCGCTGGAGGATGAAGAAGCAGAGTATTAA
- the LOC117847476 gene encoding F-box protein At3g12350 isoform X1, producing the protein MGSSPAAAAAGPSTALEDLPEDALLCILAFLAPPDAAAAACACRRLASAAFSPALPLALALRLGLPCPLPSPPCPAAARRLLRSLHRLRRLRGLWRRLPSSSTNSHSQPPSLATFEWAAAPRATLAASLLAPSTRGGGVSMSPFVTLSIADSGDTVAAAAAAAGDVPVCVNFVGNNHIVVEAAAAAGEDEEVEMVSGSPPEEMYAHFANRRSPGAGRRRRAKHGRRGAFMEPEHFVRIADAEPTQARPIQGLWKGICEDRTPEFYLVAYDDIGGVTCRRFSDTRGQNSGYSPVFWTAGTTFLEPPFSEQELDNYSNRYHIQGVTSNHACSENRVISRILCINSSHDVVDPHLSTPLDDARSVEGRIWLYEDGTFGFGFIGSNSVIDLRHVSSAGCILDT; encoded by the exons ATGGggagctcaccggcggcggcggcggcggggccgagcaCGGCGCTGGAGGACCTGCCGGAGGACGCGCTCCTCTGCATCCTCGCCTTCCtcgcgccgcccgacgccgccgccgccgcctgcgcctgccgccgcctcgcgtCCGCCGCGTTCTCCCCGGCGCTCCCGCTCGCCCTCGcgctccgcctcggcctcccctgccccctcccctccccgccctgccccgccgcggcccgcaggctcctccgctccctccaccgcctccgccgcctccgcggcctcTGGCGCCGCctaccctcctcctccaccaactccCACTCCCAACCCCCGTCCCTCGCCACGTTCGAGTGGGCGGCGGCCCCGCGCGCCACGCTCGCGGCATCCCTCCTCGCCCCATccacgcgcggcggcggcgtctccaTGTCCCCCTTCGTCACGCTCTCCATCGCCGACTCCGGGGACacggtcgccgcggcggcggcggccgccggggacgTGCCGGTCTGCGTCAACTTCGTCGGCAACAACCACAtcgtggtggaggcggcggcggcggcgggggaggacgaggaggtggagATGGTCAGCGGGTCCCCGCCCGAGGAGATGTACGCGCACTTCGCCAACAGGAGGAGCCCCggggccgggaggaggaggagagccaaGCATGGGAGGAGAGGAGCCTTCATGGAGCCCGAGCACTTCGTCAGGATCGCGGATGCTGAGCCCACCCAGGCGCGCCCGATCCAGGGCCTGTGGAAG GGTATATGTGAGGATAGGACTCCGGAATTTTACCTTGTCGCCTATGATGACATTGGTGGAGTAACTTGTCGACGATTTAGTGATACAAGGGGCCAAAACTCTGGCTACTCTCCTGTCTTTTGGACGGCAGGTACTACATTTCTTGAACCACCATTCTCCGAGCAAGAGCTGGATAATTATAGTAACCGCTATCACATCCAAGGTGTGACTTCCAACCATGCATGCTCTGAGAACAGGGTTATCTCTCGGATATTGTGCATCAATTCCAGTCATGATGTGGTTGATCCTCATCTATCAACCCCCTTAGATGACGCGAGAAGTGTGGAGGGAAGGATTTGGCTATATGAGGATGGAACCTTCGGGTTTGGATTTATTGGCAGTAATTCAGTTATAGATCTGAGGCATGTCTCCTCAGCTGGTTGTATTCTTGATACTTAA
- the LOC117847476 gene encoding F-box protein At3g12350 isoform X2 produces the protein MGSSPAAAAAGPSTALEDLPEDALLCILAFLAPPDAAAAACACRRLASAAFSPALPLALALRLGLPCPLPSPPCPAAARRLLRSLHRLRRLRGLWRRLPSSSTNSHSQPPSLATFEWAAAPRATLAASLLAPSTRGGGVSMSPFVTLSIADSGDTVAAAAAAAGDVPVCVNFVGNNHIVVEAAAAAGEDEEVEMVSGSPPEEMYAHFANRRSPGAGRRRRAKHGRRGAFMEPEHFVRIADAEPTQARPIQGLWKGICEDRTPEFYLVAYDDIGGVTCRRFSDTRGQNSGYSPVFWTAGLSLGYCASIPVMMWLILIYQPP, from the exons ATGGggagctcaccggcggcggcggcggcggggccgagcaCGGCGCTGGAGGACCTGCCGGAGGACGCGCTCCTCTGCATCCTCGCCTTCCtcgcgccgcccgacgccgccgccgccgcctgcgcctgccgccgcctcgcgtCCGCCGCGTTCTCCCCGGCGCTCCCGCTCGCCCTCGcgctccgcctcggcctcccctgccccctcccctccccgccctgccccgccgcggcccgcaggctcctccgctccctccaccgcctccgccgcctccgcggcctcTGGCGCCGCctaccctcctcctccaccaactccCACTCCCAACCCCCGTCCCTCGCCACGTTCGAGTGGGCGGCGGCCCCGCGCGCCACGCTCGCGGCATCCCTCCTCGCCCCATccacgcgcggcggcggcgtctccaTGTCCCCCTTCGTCACGCTCTCCATCGCCGACTCCGGGGACacggtcgccgcggcggcggcggccgccggggacgTGCCGGTCTGCGTCAACTTCGTCGGCAACAACCACAtcgtggtggaggcggcggcggcggcgggggaggacgaggaggtggagATGGTCAGCGGGTCCCCGCCCGAGGAGATGTACGCGCACTTCGCCAACAGGAGGAGCCCCggggccgggaggaggaggagagccaaGCATGGGAGGAGAGGAGCCTTCATGGAGCCCGAGCACTTCGTCAGGATCGCGGATGCTGAGCCCACCCAGGCGCGCCCGATCCAGGGCCTGTGGAAG GGTATATGTGAGGATAGGACTCCGGAATTTTACCTTGTCGCCTATGATGACATTGGTGGAGTAACTTGTCGACGATTTAGTGATACAAGGGGCCAAAACTCTGGCTACTCTCCTGTCTTTTGGACGGCAG GGTTATCTCTCGGATATTGTGCATCAATTCCAGTCATGATGTGGTTGATCCTCATCTATCAACCCCCTTAG
- the LOC140222397 gene encoding uncharacterized protein, with product MGQCPCFGSAQAAEQERRAEADRHESQDARAKAAEAAQRRHEEFDKSAAGRAAKAQMKAMKESKTTSNQGEPVLKWQMGS from the exons ATGGGGCAGTGCCCGTGCTTCGGAtcggcgcaggcggcggagcaggagcggcgggcggaggcggaccGGCACGAGTCCCAGGACGCCCGCGCCAaggccgccgaggccgcgcaGAGGAG ACATGAAGAGTTTGACAAGTCAGCAGCTGGAAGAGCAGCAAAAGCGCAAATGAAAGCTATGAAGGAATCCAAGACAACATCAAACCAAGGGGAACCGGTTCTTAAG TGGCAGATGGGATCATAA
- the LOC117847937 gene encoding uncharacterized protein — MHLLHRSSVLGGGGGRAPRRGGAGTPRAPPPRQHQLFSKSDSIKKRSAAAAKGSKRARLRAGLAAALQDLRFGGRHKRRSSPASADGATRPGSQVGHEAARRAADAAACPPCATAASNSRQQGTMESGGGDGALLLLLLALMALVCVVALGRAPAVCCCTCAAWLCRGRSAAAGAARSAVDQ; from the coding sequence ATGCATCTCCTCCATCGATCCTCCGtgttgggcggcggcggcggtcgggcgccgcggcgagggGGAGCTGGCACcccgagggcgccgccgccgaggcagcACCAGCTCTTCTCCAAAAGCGACTCCATCAAGaagaggagcgccgccgccgccaaggggTCCAAGCGCGCGCGGCTGCGcgccgggctcgccgccgcgctgcagGACCTCAGGTTCGGCGGCCGCCACAAGCGCCGCTCGTCACCGGCGTCCGCCGACGGCGCCACGCGGCCCGGCTCTCAGGTCGGACACGAAgcggcccgccgcgccgcggacgccgccgcttgcccgccgtgcgccaccgccgcgtccaACAGTCGCCAGCAGGGGACGATGGAGagtggcggtggcgacggcgcgctgctgctgctgctgctggcgttGATGGCACTCGTCTGCGTGGTGGCGCTCGGCCGTGCGCCGGCCGTCTGCTGCTGCACCTGCGCCGCGTGGCTGTGCCgaggccgctccgccgccgccggagcggcGCGCTCTGCAGTAGACCAGTAG
- the LOC117848140 gene encoding G-type lectin S-receptor-like serine/threonine-protein kinase At2g19130 → MSPGACTLFPLFSILIIITSTCTATRDTISSGHPLAGHDKLVSDNGKFAVGFFDTTGNTTAPRWYLGIWFNAVSKLTPVWVANRESPLAGCASLELMISGDGNLVILNRSDRSILWSSRVNTPTKKTIAVLLNSGNLALSDAANSSIVFWESFSHMTDTFLPGAKLGWSKVTGLTHRIMSNRNTLDLSPGVYSAGPLANTTNRGFFLVWNYSEEYWSTGPWNGHYFRFSNMPEVLPADLFTVEFVSNDQEEYFTYRLKDDSTITRYVLDTSGQAKHMIWNEVWSNWLVFNVQPAAQCDVYAVCGPFTICIDDVLPFCNCMDGFSIMSPQDWELGDRTGGCKRNVPLNCGSYQSING, encoded by the coding sequence ATGTCTCCGGGCGCTTGCACTCTCTTTCCACTCTTCTCCATTCTGATCATCATCACCTCCACGTGCACTGCAACAAGGGACACCATCTCCTCCGGCCACCCACTCGCCGGCCACGACAAGCTCGTCTCCGACAACGGCAAGTTTGCGGTGGGATTCTTCGACACTACCGGTAACACTACAGCCCCGAGATGGTACCTGGGAATATGGTTCAACGCTGTCTCAAAGCTGACCCCGGTATGGGTGGCCAACCGAGAGAGCCCACTTGCCGGGTGCGCCTCGTTGGAGCTCATGATCTCCGGGGACGGCAACCTTGTCATCCTCAACCGGAGTGACCGATCCATACTCTGGTCAAGCCGTGTGAACACCCCAACCAAGAAGACTATTGCCGTGCTACTGAACAGTGGGAACCTGGCCCTCTCCGACGCGGCGAACTCGTCCATCGTCTTCTGGGAGAGCTTCAGCCACATGACGGACACCTTCCTCCCCGGCGCCAAGCTCGGCTGGAGCAAGGTGACCGGGCTCACCCACCGTATCATGTCCAACAGGAACACCCTCGATCTATCTCCTGGCGTCTACTCTGCAGGACCATTGGCTAACACCACCAATCGTGGGTTCTTCCTTGTATGGAACTATTCTGAAGAGTATTGGTCAACAGGGCCATGGAACGGGCACTACTTCCGCTTCAGCAACATGCCGGAGGTGCTCCCTGCCGATCTTTTCACCGTCGAATTTGTCAGCAATGACCAGGAAGAGTATTTCACATATCGGTTGAAGGATGATTCAACGATCACAAGGTACGTGCTTGATACTTCTGGGCAAGCGAAGCACATGATTTGGAACGAGGTTTGGAGCAATTGGTTGGTCTTTAACGTGCAACCGGCAGCTCAATGCGATGTGTATGCTGTCTGTGGGCCATTTACAATCTGCATAGATGATGTGCTCCCGTTCTGTAACTGTATGGATGGTTTCTCCATCATGTCACCTCAGGACTGGGAGCTGGGAGATCGAACCGGTGGATGCAAAAGAAACGTTCCTTTGAATTGTGGCAGCTACCAAAGCATAAATGGCTAG